The Kosmotoga olearia TBF 19.5.1 sequence CTGACACCAGAGTATATGGTTTTGAAACCACAGTGTTGTGTTCGGGAGTTAAAAGTGTTATTTTCGGTGGTTTTTGATAGGTTAACTTTGCGACCTTCAGATCGAGAAGTTCAAAAATACTTTTATCCATCTGTTTTGGCGCGTCGTTATCTATTATTTTCAATGAAAAGTCAAATACATCCGGTAATTTGCCAAAGGGGAGAGCGAATTCATAGAAGTAGTAACCATTTTGGAGTTTGGAAACTATTTTGAAATCCTGTCTGCTTCCATTCAGGATGATATGAGGATCAACATTCATAAAGTTTCCAGGGAGAATGCGGATCTTCTGGTCGTTTATTATGATTTCAACGGCATCGCCATAATCGATAGTGCTTATGTCATAGGCTGGAAGAGGTACATCGTCCCTAATCAATAGGAGGCCGTATAAAACCCCGTCATGATAGGCTAGCTTAAAAGCACCACTTAGGTCGACATCGCCGGCAACCGCTTTTCCATGTACCTTTCCGTCGTCGTAGAGGAAACGTATTCCGGGTATGCGATTCCAATCTGTAATATTGCCATCTATTACGGGAATGTCTGAAATTGGTGGTACGTAAACATGGACAGAATTATCTGCAAAAGTTGGGGGTACGTACGTTTTATCATCTCCGGCTGCATTTATCTTAACACTATCTCTGAAATGCGACGTAACATTACTCAGGAACCAAATTTTTTGTAAAGAGCCGTTCTGTTGGGAATAAAGGATGTCCACATCCTTACCATTTTCTTTGACCTCAGAAATTTCTGTCGAAGTAACCGTTAGACATATGACAGGAAATCCAGAAAGGTCTATTTCGAGGATTTGCCCCAATCCTATACCAACTAACAGAAGAATGAAAAAAAGAATTGGCCAGCGTTTGTTCATAGGATTCATACCCCCTACCAAATGTTTTCTATCGGAAATTTCTTACCTGATTCATCGATGAAAACAATTGTTTTCTCCTTTATTTCAAGGTTCTGGAACCCCTTAGCTTTTTCAAATACTTTGTAAAAAATCTCTTCAGCTTTTCGTTGGCCCAGCCCATAGTATGGTATTGCCTGGCCAGAAACCTTCCGACCATCTAAAATGCCAACAACTGTCTGGTAATCAAACTCAGCGTTCTCTCCGGCAAAGACGATTTCGCTAATACCGTCGCCGTTTAGATCGATAACGTAAAGCTCTTTTAGATGCCCAGGGTGATAGTATCTACCTTCTACAATGCCCTCGAGAGATACCACTGCTAATATGGAAGGGAACCACGGAACATGGTTCAACACGACAACAATCTCCGATCGGCCGTCGTCATTTACATCGCCGATTCGAATTCTGGTGATTTCAAAAGAATCGTCAGGCCAGAAAACGGAGTCATCACTTAATTTTACCTTCCACAATAGTTCGCCTTTTTCATTGAATAGGTAGAGGGTTCCCTTATCTGTAGCACCGGTTCCTGCAATTATTTCCCTTGTCCCGTCTCCATCGATATCTTCTACGAGTTTTGTTTTTATGGTGATTCCAAATCTTTCTTGAAGTTCTGTTATATCGATTGCTGCTTGTTGTTGTACCTGAGGCTGCACGATCTTTTTAACGGTTTTTTCGATAATCACCGATTTGGGTTTATCTATGACCCTGAAACTCACCTTTGAGTCATTAGAAAGCCTTCCATCACTGACATGACACTCCATTACATACACTCCGGTGGCTTCCGGTGTTATTAAAAGTTCGGTGGAGGTTGCATTGAGCAATTCACCATTTAATTTCCAATTGTAGTTCAATGCGTCACCATCAGGATCGTGGGCGTCAACGGATAATCTTACGTTTTCACCTGGATACACGATGGGAGGAATCGCTGAAAAGCTATCTATGACCGGCGGGGAGTTAAGTCTTTCCGGAGAAGTATAACTGGCTGTAAGTATCTTATCACCTGCAGAGACTTCTATAAAGTGCTTTCTGTCGAAATCGAAGTTAGGTGTTCGGAATTCAACGAGTCTCGTTCTGAAATTAAGGTTTGCCAGCTCTTCGAAAGCTTTGTTCGGACCAGCTATCTTGAAAATGTTGAAGAACTTTCCACCTAAACTTTCAGAAATTTTCACGTATTCGGGTTCTGGTGGGACGAGTAATAACAGTTCCACCCCTTTTCCGTTCAGTTCGTCAATCAACCCATTGACCGAAACATTCGAGTAAGCAGTTCCGTCTTCAACAAAGTGTGCAGGAGCGTTGGTGATCAGCACAATTACTTTTTTCGCTTTGACATCGAAAGGAAGATTAGAGGCCATAGAAAGGGCATCCAGAGATATCTCGGGATCATCTCCGCCACCAAAAGGCACAACATCTCTAAGCCAGCTAATAAACACATCGTCGCGGGAAGTAAAACCTTTCAGCTCTCTTATCTCATCTCCGAAGGTAACTAACGCATAGCGTAGTCGAAGCCCTTCTTCTTTTAATTTCTTGATGGCCTTTTCCATGAGATCATCCATAATTCCAATTACATTTCTCATGCTTCCTGAAGAATCCAGAACGATAACAATATCCATATCGGAGATAAAAGCTTTGTCCGGTGTTTTAAACCAGAAGTCAACTTCTATTCCGTCCTCTTTAACACAATCTATGGTTGCGTCGGAAGAGATGTAAAAAGAAACTAGAGGATAATGTTTCAGGTCAATCCCGGATATCTGTCCAGAGAACGAACTGGTGAATAGAGCCAGAAATAAAATTAACGCTGACAGGTTAACGATTTTCATGTCTATCACCATCCGATCGTCTTTTGTGAGAGGTTTCCTGCAAGATCTCTGGCTACTACCTTAAGCTTTGAAACATCGTTCATGGAGAAGGTCTTTATTATTTCAAAATGATTCTCCCTGTTATGAATGTCTCCTATACTGTATGTGGTATCACCAATGGAAACGGATTTGATAACGAAGTTGTCAGATACGGTGATTTTTACCATCACTTCGTTCCCTTGTGTGGAGAGTATGGTGGTTTCAATGAGAGGAGGGGCTGAATCAACAAAAATTTCATGTGTTTTTGTGTCTGTAAGACCGTGGATGTCTTCAACCATAACGAAGAAAACCGAATGACCATCAGGGAAGTAACGGGTTTCTTTGAAGGAAAGGTTCTTCCTTCCATAGCACTGCACGACTTTGCTGGAGATATTCCAGTAATCAGCACTTGTTACCACAACGTTAAGTCCCTTGTTGTCTGTCGCGGTGATTGTTATTTCAACGTGATTTCGCTGTGTAACCAGTATTTCAGGAATGTTTGTTTCAACCACAGGACGTTCTTTATCCGGGAGCAAGAGCTCAACAGTGCTAGCATCGTACCAATCGCTGCCATTTGCGGAAGGGCGAGTATTATCTGGATCGAAGTAAGTCAATGTCGCTTCTTTTTCAAAATGTATGCCGAATCCGTTTGCCTTTATCTTGAATTTTACCGGATTAGGTATTTTTTCTGAATGATAGTAATGTACTCTGATTTTGTAGGTTCCTTCGGCTGGAACCTTGTTCTTGCCATAGGAAAGAACATAACGTTCTACCTTTTGTTTACCACCAATGTACTCTCTCTCATCCATGGTTAGATTTCCGCATTCGGAACCTCTGTTAGCGAAATAGACAATATTCTCTCCGGGTTCATACACGTACAGATCGAGATCGGCATCTTCATTATCCCAGCTTAGTTCCACGGTAAGTGCTTCAGTACCATGGAAATAATTCATATGAAGACTTTTTCCACCGATCCCGGTTCTTGATTTTGCAATGACATGGATGGTGTTTTTGCCAGGTTGTAGAGTAATGGGTATTGCAAAGGTTCCACCTTCAATGGTTTTTGGAGGATTCTCGCTGCCGTTAACACTTACCCGGATACTTCCGGTTTCATTCTCGGGTTTTGAGACTTTTCCAGATAATTCAAGGCTTGAGGTTGCTATGGCACCACCGTAATCCTGGTCGAAAATAATTTCTATCCAGTTTAAAGTACCAGCGGTTCTCTTGCCAGCCATATCTATGACAGCGTAATTCAACCCCTTTTTGACTTCTTCAACCGGTATCGAAAACTCCCGGTTTCTTTCGCCATTCAGTTTGAATATCTTTTTTCCGATCTGGAGATATTTGATCCCGGAGTCATCACTGAAGATGAGCTTGACTTTTGTTTCTTCACCTAATATAAGGTCATAGTCGACAACCGGGGCACTTTTATCCACGTACACATACCTGTATGTTATTGTGGTATTTCCAGAACCATCCGTTACTTCTATTTTCAATTCTTTGGATTTTGCAATTTCGACTTCAAATCTATCTGAAACCGTTTGTGGGAGATCGTAATTTTTTGAAAGCCCTTCAACGGTTATCGTTGCGATACCGCTTATATCAGTGGCTGAAACGGTCATTTTTACTTTGCCTGATACGATAGTGCTTTCGAGTTTAACGGATACTTCGGGGCCGTCACTATCACGTTCAACAGTAAAACTTTTCGATGACGAATTTCCGGCCGCATCAATCGCCTCTACTACGATCGTTTTCATGGGTTTATCGTCGAGGAATATTTCATGGATGGCTTCGTAGATTTTCGAGGCGCCCACGTTAACAGGGGTTCCATCTATTAGCACTTTTGAAAGCCGGGTATTGTCGGTGACATGGATATTTAACTTCGCAAAATCTGAACCGGACGTTCTTCGACCGGTAATTGTAATTTCTGGCGCTTTGGTGTCATAAATAACATAGAATTTCTTTTGAGTGATCTTTCCCGAAACGTCAATGACGGTTGCTATGACAGATTTTGTTTTTCTGTCAGTGGTGTATTCAACTCTCTGCAGCTCGTTATCAGGGTCAAAGGCAACTTCTTTGCCGTCAAGCAATACTTTCTCTATCCTGGTATCATCCTTCATTTTGAAGGAGATTATAACGGTATTCTTTGAAGTGAAGAAATAGTCTGCAATGATCAGGGTTGGTGGTTCTAAATCACACACTAGATTGAGTTTTACGCTACCAAGTTTGTTCATTCCTAAATCGAGCATTTTGATTTCCAGTTCGTTCATCCCTTTGATAGACGAATAGACCGTAACTCCGCGGATTGAGGG is a genomic window containing:
- a CDS encoding VWA domain-containing protein gives rise to the protein MKIVNLSALILFLALFTSSFSGQISGIDLKHYPLVSFYISSDATIDCVKEDGIEVDFWFKTPDKAFISDMDIVIVLDSSGSMRNVIGIMDDLMEKAIKKLKEEGLRLRYALVTFGDEIRELKGFTSRDDVFISWLRDVVPFGGGDDPEISLDALSMASNLPFDVKAKKVIVLITNAPAHFVEDGTAYSNVSVNGLIDELNGKGVELLLLVPPEPEYVKISESLGGKFFNIFKIAGPNKAFEELANLNFRTRLVEFRTPNFDFDRKHFIEVSAGDKILTASYTSPERLNSPPVIDSFSAIPPIVYPGENVRLSVDAHDPDGDALNYNWKLNGELLNATSTELLITPEATGVYVMECHVSDGRLSNDSKVSFRVIDKPKSVIIEKTVKKIVQPQVQQQAAIDITELQERFGITIKTKLVEDIDGDGTREIIAGTGATDKGTLYLFNEKGELLWKVKLSDDSVFWPDDSFEITRIRIGDVNDDGRSEIVVVLNHVPWFPSILAVVSLEGIVEGRYYHPGHLKELYVIDLNGDGISEIVFAGENAEFDYQTVVGILDGRKVSGQAIPYYGLGQRKAEEIFYKVFEKAKGFQNLEIKEKTIVFIDESGKKFPIENIW